The following coding sequences are from one Nonlabens arenilitoris window:
- a CDS encoding T9SS type B sorting domain-containing protein has product MKKKIVAIIVLLVLAVSQLSTAQLEASNWYFGFNAGITFDPVTGAVTPLANGQLDTFEGCASISDSNGNLLFYTDGITVFDRNHLIMQNGQGLRGNPSSTQSAIIIPKPQDPDTYYIFTVDTAATGGQDSGLHWYEVDMTANLNQGAVVSSITNPNNLINTCSEKITAINHGVNDEILVTALAEFNGIGTAFDTFYTFTVSPSGVDPVPVKSQVASPINNGGRRGNLKISPDGQYMVSCNMGSGSFLYDYDQLTGIVSNERQLQFTGQNRSGYGVEFSPDSSLLYVTASNDANSNDPSAHSSTLFQFDMTSPNPASSTVVIDTRPGYRGSLQLGIDKKIYRALSDTYNDGRSFLGVINNPNVAGQGCNYVHDAIPLAGRLSAQGLPPFIQSFFALIDVEFTCLGDNTAFEFDSDTPPTLVNWDFGDGTNSSVESPTHVYAAPGVYNVVLTLTINGSVRTYRKSVQIFDTPIANAATNVNVCDINNDGSESFDLTSTATPQILGTQDATIFNVEYYLSQVDADNGANPVTLPYMATTATQTLYARVSNNNNEDCFDTTSFDIEIFDQPIANTVSNLEVCDDDFDGFQSFDLSLQTPLILDSQSNTGFTVSYHDSQANADSGNNPLSLNYTNSTAFNETVFARIVNNSESSCVDTTSFDLVVNPKPVANDTNAFQCDEDGTLDSRTIFNLSEFDETITASATGVTVSYHINQNDADNNQSPLDNTSYTNTTPLQIVYARVTDDTTSCYTTSQITLSVSASDAQDTILTGCDDDGVADGMTTFNLTDADSSVLISAPSNVTLNYYASLNDALTEQNVLPITYDNTTPNSQIIFARAESPDGNCFGISEVELIVNDLPIIEPVALIDYCGNNPQPLTIDAGIITGAPSDYTYLWSTSENTFSIQVTTGGDYTVAVTDANGCTSNRTVTVIISETATIDSIDVIHAGTSSNGSATANVSGLGDYEYRVSLEEPFQDSPVFDDLSPGFYTLYVRDKNGCGTVQQDFSIIGYPRYFTPNNDNYHDYWQLIGTSFTFEPGAQIFIFDRYGKLLKQIAADGVGWDGTYNGNPMPSSDYWFTATLMDGTTFSSHFTLKR; this is encoded by the coding sequence ATGAAAAAGAAAATAGTTGCGATAATAGTTTTACTAGTACTCGCTGTATCTCAATTATCAACCGCTCAATTAGAAGCTTCTAATTGGTATTTTGGATTTAATGCTGGGATAACTTTTGATCCTGTAACAGGCGCTGTAACTCCTCTTGCAAATGGTCAACTTGATACCTTTGAAGGATGTGCTTCCATATCTGACTCTAATGGTAATCTACTTTTCTATACAGATGGTATTACCGTTTTTGATAGAAATCATCTAATCATGCAAAATGGTCAAGGATTAAGAGGTAATCCTTCTAGTACACAAAGCGCCATTATTATACCTAAACCGCAGGATCCAGACACCTATTACATCTTTACTGTAGATACAGCAGCAACAGGTGGCCAGGATAGTGGTTTACACTGGTATGAAGTAGATATGACTGCAAATCTTAATCAAGGTGCTGTAGTCTCTAGCATTACTAACCCTAATAATTTAATAAACACTTGTTCTGAAAAAATTACCGCTATTAACCATGGTGTTAATGATGAAATCTTAGTCACTGCTCTAGCAGAATTTAATGGAATAGGTACAGCTTTTGATACATTCTACACATTTACTGTAAGCCCTAGTGGTGTAGATCCCGTACCTGTAAAGTCGCAAGTGGCTTCACCTATTAATAACGGTGGTAGACGTGGAAATCTTAAAATTTCACCAGATGGTCAGTATATGGTATCTTGTAATATGGGATCTGGTTCTTTTTTATACGATTATGATCAGTTAACAGGAATAGTTAGTAATGAAAGACAACTACAATTTACAGGTCAAAATAGAAGTGGTTATGGTGTAGAATTTTCACCAGATAGTAGTTTATTATATGTAACAGCATCTAATGATGCAAATAGTAACGATCCATCGGCGCACTCTTCTACTCTATTCCAATTTGACATGACTAGCCCTAATCCAGCTTCTTCAACAGTTGTTATAGATACTAGACCTGGTTATAGAGGTTCTTTACAGTTAGGTATCGATAAAAAGATTTACAGAGCTTTATCAGATACTTATAACGACGGTCGTAGCTTTTTAGGAGTCATTAATAATCCTAATGTTGCAGGGCAAGGTTGTAACTATGTTCATGATGCAATACCACTAGCAGGACGATTATCTGCTCAAGGTTTGCCTCCATTTATACAAAGTTTCTTTGCTTTAATAGATGTAGAATTTACTTGCTTAGGTGATAATACTGCTTTTGAATTTGACTCAGACACACCACCTACATTAGTAAACTGGGATTTTGGTGATGGAACAAACTCGTCAGTTGAAAGCCCTACACATGTCTATGCAGCACCTGGTGTATATAATGTCGTACTTACTTTAACCATTAATGGATCTGTAAGAACCTATCGCAAAAGTGTTCAGATTTTTGATACACCAATAGCAAATGCTGCAACTAATGTAAATGTTTGTGATATCAACAATGATGGTTCAGAATCTTTTGATCTTACATCAACAGCAACTCCACAAATATTAGGAACTCAAGATGCTACCATTTTTAATGTAGAATACTATTTGTCACAGGTAGATGCAGACAATGGTGCAAATCCTGTAACACTACCTTATATGGCTACAACAGCAACTCAAACATTATATGCTCGTGTTAGTAATAATAATAACGAAGATTGTTTTGATACCACTAGCTTTGATATCGAAATCTTTGATCAACCTATTGCAAATACTGTAAGTAATCTAGAAGTATGTGATGATGATTTTGACGGTTTTCAATCATTTGATCTCAGCCTTCAAACACCTCTAATTCTAGATAGTCAGTCTAACACAGGTTTTACTGTTAGTTATCACGACTCTCAAGCAAATGCAGATTCTGGTAACAATCCACTTAGTTTAAATTATACTAATTCAACTGCATTTAATGAAACTGTATTTGCTAGAATTGTAAATAATAGTGAGTCTAGTTGTGTTGACACCACTAGCTTTGACTTAGTTGTTAATCCAAAACCTGTGGCAAATGATACTAATGCTTTTCAATGTGATGAAGATGGTACACTAGACAGCAGGACAATTTTTAATTTATCTGAGTTTGATGAAACCATTACCGCTAGCGCAACTGGTGTTACCGTAAGCTATCACATCAATCAAAATGATGCAGACAACAACCAGTCACCATTAGATAATACTAGTTATACAAATACAACTCCATTACAAATTGTATATGCGAGAGTTACAGATGATACCACTAGTTGCTATACCACATCTCAAATTACCTTATCGGTTAGTGCAAGCGATGCACAAGACACTATACTTACTGGTTGTGATGATGATGGTGTTGCAGATGGTATGACCACATTTAACCTTACTGATGCAGATAGTTCTGTACTTATATCAGCGCCATCAAATGTTACATTAAATTATTATGCAAGCTTAAATGATGCGTTAACAGAACAAAATGTGTTACCAATCACTTATGATAATACAACTCCAAATAGTCAAATTATATTTGCAAGAGCAGAATCACCTGACGGAAACTGTTTTGGAATTAGTGAAGTAGAACTTATTGTTAATGACTTACCAATCATTGAACCAGTAGCACTAATCGATTACTGTGGTAATAATCCACAACCACTTACTATCGATGCAGGTATTATAACTGGTGCTCCATCTGATTATACTTACTTATGGAGTACCTCAGAAAACACTTTTAGTATACAAGTAACTACTGGTGGTGATTATACGGTAGCAGTTACAGACGCTAATGGATGTACTAGCAATAGAACGGTAACAGTAATTATAAGCGAGACCGCAACCATTGATAGCATTGACGTGATACATGCAGGCACTTCAAGTAATGGATCTGCAACTGCAAATGTGAGTGGTTTAGGCGATTATGAATATAGAGTAAGTCTTGAAGAACCATTCCAAGACAGTCCTGTGTTTGACGATCTCTCTCCAGGTTTTTACACTTTATATGTAAGAGATAAAAATGGATGTGGTACAGTACAACAAGATTTTAGTATCATAGGTTATCCACGTTATTTCACGCCTAATAATGATAACTATCATGATTACTGGCAGTTAATAGGTACATCATTCACGTTTGAGCCAGGCGCACAAATTTTTATATTTGATCGCTACGGTAAGTTATTAAAACAAATCGCAGCAGATGGTGTAGGATGGGATGGAACTTACAATGGCAACCCTATGCCTTCTAGTGATTACTGGTTCACTGCAACTTTAATGGATGGAACGACCTTTTCCTCACATTTCACTTTAAAAAGATAA
- a CDS encoding gliding motility-associated C-terminal domain-containing protein, which produces MRYFLVSILILSFAFAKAQLESSQWYFGVTAGIDFSSGTATATGIGQLVTGEGCATISDDLGNLLFYTDGSLVFDSTHNLMPNGTGLLGDSSSTSSAIIVPQPGNDDLYYIFTVDTSDQQYRMNVGFHYSIVDMSLNGGTGDIVSSQKNINLLPLTSEKLTAISNATGDGFWVLTQFEDTYYAYEITAAGLNLAPVTSVVGPFIELISTPITNVDVAAMRGYIKLNARGDKLVAAHFSNNTTAEFSGITNVLEARSLAYAQGGELYLYDFNNATGVVSNPQPLMTRADGASFYGVEFSGNGRYLYAEADYMLPSTTIIYEFLRGEILQYDLTAANIAASKAVVHTDMIAPFRGALQLGLDNRIYHSRINESFLSVINNPDDGGTASNYIYNDFALTNGAQAIYGLPIFVQSFLLNGDINAVDHCFGESQAFTFNTSAQVESILWDFGDINSSNNISMDLNPSHIFSAPGTYTVTANVETLVSSFTETIEITVFEPAIIDAVPMDIELCDEGFDTANFDLSLIENQVNSSLNQVVSIHETLEQATLNIDPINTNLPYQNISSPQTLYVRVSNTNCYDITSFNINVENCPVKVFNVLTPDDDGINDTFIVSGLRDVYDKHKIFIFTRYGMKIWEGDNYTPSWDGTSNRGLAHNSSKRLPTGTYFYIIEFNEPGLKPIAGYVYLN; this is translated from the coding sequence ATGAGATATTTTTTAGTAAGCATTTTAATTTTAAGTTTCGCTTTCGCGAAAGCGCAACTAGAATCATCCCAGTGGTACTTTGGAGTTACTGCTGGAATCGACTTCTCGTCTGGTACCGCTACGGCTACCGGCATAGGACAATTAGTTACTGGAGAAGGTTGTGCTACAATTTCTGATGATTTAGGTAATTTACTATTCTATACAGATGGATCGTTAGTATTCGATTCCACACACAATTTAATGCCTAATGGTACAGGACTATTAGGTGATTCTTCAAGTACGTCTAGTGCGATCATCGTTCCACAACCTGGTAATGATGATTTATATTATATTTTTACGGTAGACACCAGCGATCAACAATATCGCATGAATGTAGGTTTCCACTACTCTATTGTGGATATGTCTTTGAATGGAGGAACTGGTGATATTGTTTCTTCACAAAAAAACATCAATCTCTTGCCGCTTACGTCAGAAAAACTGACTGCAATATCTAATGCAACTGGTGATGGTTTCTGGGTACTAACTCAATTTGAAGATACCTACTATGCTTATGAAATTACGGCAGCTGGTCTCAACCTAGCGCCAGTAACAAGTGTTGTAGGTCCGTTTATAGAGTTGATTTCTACTCCTATTACTAACGTAGATGTCGCTGCAATGAGAGGTTATATTAAACTCAATGCTCGAGGAGATAAATTAGTAGCAGCTCATTTTTCAAACAACACTACGGCCGAATTTTCTGGAATCACTAATGTTCTAGAAGCGCGTAGTCTTGCTTATGCACAAGGTGGCGAGTTGTATTTATATGATTTTAATAATGCGACCGGCGTGGTTTCTAATCCACAACCATTAATGACTCGAGCAGATGGTGCAAGCTTTTATGGAGTAGAATTTTCTGGTAATGGAAGATATCTTTATGCTGAGGCTGACTATATGTTACCATCTACAACAATCATATATGAATTTTTAAGAGGAGAGATTTTACAATATGACCTAACAGCAGCAAATATTGCCGCTAGTAAAGCTGTAGTTCATACAGATATGATAGCTCCTTTTAGAGGTGCGTTACAGTTAGGTCTAGACAATAGGATTTATCATTCCCGAATTAATGAAAGTTTTTTAAGTGTCATTAATAATCCTGATGATGGCGGTACAGCATCTAATTATATCTATAATGACTTTGCTTTAACTAATGGAGCACAAGCGATTTATGGGCTACCTATTTTTGTTCAATCATTTTTATTAAATGGAGATATAAATGCAGTAGACCATTGTTTTGGAGAATCTCAAGCATTTACTTTTAATACAAGTGCACAAGTTGAAAGTATATTATGGGACTTTGGTGATATAAACAGTTCTAATAACATCTCGATGGATTTAAATCCTAGTCATATTTTTAGTGCTCCAGGAACTTATACGGTCACAGCAAATGTTGAAACACTTGTATCCAGCTTTACAGAGACTATAGAAATTACAGTATTTGAACCAGCGATTATCGATGCAGTTCCTATGGATATCGAGTTATGTGATGAAGGTTTTGACACTGCAAATTTTGATTTATCACTTATAGAAAATCAAGTGAATTCAAGTTTAAATCAAGTAGTTTCTATCCATGAAACTCTAGAGCAGGCAACCCTTAATATTGATCCCATAAACACAAATCTACCGTATCAAAATATAAGTTCTCCACAGACATTGTATGTAAGAGTAAGTAATACAAATTGTTATGACATCACTTCTTTTAACATTAACGTAGAAAACTGCCCTGTTAAAGTGTTCAATGTCCTTACACCTGACGATGATGGGATAAATGATACGTTCATCGTTTCTGGATTGAGAGACGTATATGATAAACATAAAATTTTTATATTTACCAGATATGGTATGAAGATTTGGGAAGGTGATAATTATACTCCTTCTTGGGATGGAACCAGTAACCGTGGACTAGCACATAATTCAAGCAAAAGACTACCTACTGGAACTTATTTTTATATTATAGAATTTAACGAGCCTGGTTTAAAACCCATTGCTGGATATGTTTATTTAAATTAG
- a CDS encoding gliding motility-associated C-terminal domain-containing protein: protein MKKAILLLLTLVISFSVTAQEESSWWVFGRRAAIEFTPNPQNRSALPLIANSTIDQDEGVGTISDENGNLLFFTDGQTIFNRNGDPMPNGTGLLGGTSATQAAIIIKAPETAGVYFVFTAGNGNTSPMVYSRVEMALNGGLGDVVPGVKNIVLLAASSEKLAATIQTGSNNAYVMTFGRSNATSVSTGSGDNNALFAWEVRGIAGPNVSFVLPAPIAQSANGGLPYFSTPLAATNGDRGMLRVSPDGTKLAIGTQNLTNQGLFLYDFNPGNGQFSGAGLQLDNGPVYGVEFSPSSQYLYHDISSSFSPTATSNRKLVQYDLCDQANIISSRNEFADITGGSRGTLQLGRDGIIYVTRWDQSWLGSINPETANPVYNPTAIDISPGQAQQGLPVFVQSSFASSFTVNDQCQGDATEFVLACLPQVAASNWDFGDGNTRMVTGPGIVTNTYASAGTFTVTVNVTNVSGDVRDFTQDITIYENGIVDPVDVTLLDYCDDDNSGDEIVDLSQFTSDVLGTQDAATFNISYYANSVDADAGQNPLPLNYNATLGSNTIWVRIENNTSPINDGCSAIGSFVLTVSSVPTVSNIPDYEICDDVSQDGVEDFDLASFLPTIAAQAGNPVDVDYTIHESQADADMNMGAIDTTVPYTNTMSPQVLYVRLQNINDIDCFGTAPFNLVVLNAPTLGTVANIEVCDDAPLDGSSDFTLSDQDATVANGSTGIVTYHATQADAESGAAALPNVYTVSGTETIYARFVNDAGCSGTTSFDITVQAAPAIGNAPDLTNICDGSVDLNQNLFELSVQDTAVLNGLNPADYTISYYTTDSDAQNATNALPLSYTVPFQSGVTTDLLFARLENNTTGCFNTSQFTIIFERCEIVFPEGFSPNNDGINDTFSIPGLAEQYNNFTLQIFNRNGTVVYETSASNYEEFAGIPNKGALAGDGLLPVGTYFYVIQYNDQDEEDTASWVYINY, encoded by the coding sequence ATGAAAAAAGCAATACTCTTATTACTGACATTAGTAATTTCATTTAGCGTCACAGCTCAAGAAGAATCATCCTGGTGGGTTTTTGGAAGAAGAGCTGCTATTGAATTTACACCTAATCCTCAAAATCGATCTGCATTACCTCTTATTGCTAACTCTACAATTGATCAGGATGAAGGAGTAGGTACAATATCCGATGAAAACGGCAATCTTTTATTCTTCACAGATGGCCAAACAATTTTTAACAGAAATGGTGATCCAATGCCTAATGGTACAGGACTTTTAGGTGGAACATCAGCAACGCAAGCAGCAATTATTATTAAAGCTCCTGAAACAGCTGGTGTATACTTTGTTTTTACTGCTGGAAATGGAAACACCTCGCCTATGGTATATTCAAGAGTCGAAATGGCATTGAATGGAGGCTTAGGAGATGTTGTTCCAGGTGTTAAAAACATCGTTCTTTTAGCGGCTTCTTCTGAAAAGTTAGCCGCTACTATTCAAACAGGAAGCAACAATGCGTATGTAATGACTTTTGGTAGATCTAATGCAACGAGTGTTTCTACAGGTTCTGGTGATAACAATGCGTTATTTGCTTGGGAAGTAAGAGGTATCGCTGGTCCTAACGTATCATTTGTACTACCAGCTCCTATTGCACAATCTGCAAATGGTGGTTTACCATATTTTTCTACTCCACTAGCTGCAACCAATGGAGACCGTGGTATGTTGAGAGTTTCACCTGATGGAACTAAACTAGCGATAGGTACTCAAAACTTAACAAATCAAGGTTTATTCTTATATGACTTTAATCCTGGTAATGGTCAATTCAGTGGTGCTGGGCTTCAATTAGACAATGGACCTGTTTATGGTGTAGAGTTTTCTCCTTCGTCCCAGTATTTGTATCATGATATTAGTAGCTCTTTTAGTCCAACAGCAACTAGTAATAGAAAATTAGTACAATATGATTTATGTGATCAAGCAAATATAATTTCCTCAAGAAATGAATTTGCCGATATAACTGGTGGTTCAAGAGGTACATTGCAATTAGGTAGAGACGGTATTATTTATGTTACCCGTTGGGATCAATCTTGGTTAGGATCTATCAATCCAGAAACAGCTAATCCTGTTTATAATCCTACAGCAATTGATATTTCTCCAGGTCAAGCTCAACAAGGTTTACCTGTATTTGTTCAATCTAGTTTTGCTAGTTCGTTTACCGTAAATGATCAATGTCAAGGTGATGCTACAGAATTTGTACTTGCTTGTTTACCTCAGGTTGCGGCATCGAATTGGGATTTTGGTGATGGTAATACACGAATGGTTACTGGTCCTGGTATTGTGACTAATACTTATGCCTCAGCAGGTACTTTTACTGTTACTGTAAACGTAACAAATGTTTCTGGAGATGTTAGAGATTTTACTCAAGATATTACTATTTATGAAAACGGAATTGTAGATCCAGTAGATGTTACTTTATTAGACTACTGTGATGATGACAACTCTGGTGATGAAATCGTTGATTTATCACAATTCACATCTGATGTATTAGGTACTCAAGACGCTGCAACTTTTAATATTTCGTACTATGCAAACTCTGTTGATGCAGACGCTGGTCAGAATCCATTACCACTAAATTACAATGCTACTTTAGGTTCTAATACCATTTGGGTACGCATTGAAAACAACACATCACCTATTAATGATGGTTGTTCTGCAATTGGCTCTTTCGTGTTAACTGTGAGTTCTGTGCCTACAGTTAGTAACATACCAGATTATGAAATATGTGATGATGTAAGTCAGGATGGTGTAGAAGATTTTGATTTAGCTAGTTTCTTACCTACCATAGCAGCACAAGCCGGTAACCCAGTAGATGTAGATTACACAATCCATGAGTCTCAAGCAGATGCTGATATGAATATGGGAGCTATTGATACTACAGTTCCTTATACTAATACGATGTCTCCACAAGTACTTTATGTAAGACTGCAAAACATTAATGATATAGACTGTTTTGGAACTGCTCCATTCAATCTTGTAGTATTAAATGCTCCAACTTTAGGAACAGTAGCTAATATAGAAGTTTGTGATGATGCACCTTTAGATGGAAGTTCTGACTTCACATTATCAGATCAAGACGCTACAGTTGCAAATGGTTCAACGGGAATCGTAACCTACCACGCTACACAAGCAGATGCTGAAAGTGGTGCTGCAGCACTTCCTAATGTTTATACGGTAAGTGGTACAGAAACAATTTATGCAAGATTTGTGAATGACGCAGGATGTTCTGGCACAACTAGCTTTGACATTACTGTACAAGCAGCGCCGGCGATAGGTAATGCACCAGATTTAACAAACATCTGTGATGGTTCAGTAGATTTAAATCAAAATCTTTTTGAATTATCTGTCCAAGATACTGCCGTTTTAAATGGACTTAATCCAGCAGACTATACGATTAGTTACTACACAACTGATAGTGATGCACAAAATGCAACAAATGCATTACCATTAAGCTATACAGTTCCATTCCAGTCTGGTGTAACGACAGATTTATTATTTGCAAGATTAGAGAATAATACAACAGGATGTTTTAACACCTCTCAATTCACAATTATATTTGAACGTTGTGAGATTGTATTCCCAGAAGGTTTCTCTCCTAATAACGATGGAATTAATGATACGTTCTCTATCCCAGGACTTGCTGAACAGTATAACAACTTTACATTACAAATATTTAACCGTAATGGTACAGTAGTTTATGAAACTAGCGCAAGTAATTATGAAGAATTTGCAGGAATCCCTAATAAAGGTGCTCTAGCAGGTGATGGTTTACTACCAGTAGGAACTTACTTCTACGTGATTCAATATAACGATCAAGATGAAGAAGACACTGCTAGTTGGGTTTATATAAATTACTAG